A genome region from Labrus mixtus chromosome 9, fLabMix1.1, whole genome shotgun sequence includes the following:
- the st14a gene encoding ST14 transmembrane serine protease matriptase a has product MDSDMRYTPKSDRDWDTSVQFLPASDNKKLEKKKGPGKVGAVIGAVVFAAVIALMTGLLVWHFHFRKDVRVKKMYSGSMRITNQVFEDAYENANSSEFKALADQVTSQLKVIYSKSPQLSKYYVGSIVQAFSEGSVIAYYLSEFSVPAGQGAAVDKAMSSMDKLVDKEQRSLHRPSNTLVFDDVVSSALDTRLTSTTFSNFYNFAEHARTNTIDQIQSPGFPDRPYPSNTFIQWRLRADPNYVIKLDFDTMNLEEDCKKDFVKIYDSLVAIESRVMEEMCGYYSPSEPLTFLSSRNVMLVTMATNDQKNFPGFRAQVSQVKRGSKGTTCGGQLTGEKGSFTSPNFPNYYPPRTLCQWIIEVPDRKVVKLTFKKFLLSEPGQENVKGCPKDYVEINGKKYCGEQPDGTVTETSVTNQMEVRFRSDSSYVDRGFDAEFEAVDVTDPCRKQFECRNRRCVKLDLRCDGWNDCGDMSDELNCKCSTKSISCANGLCKPMFWKCDGVDDCGDRTDEKDCGGCKSGEITCKNNKCVSEKKRCDGRDDCGDASDELDCGRTSGTRCTDLTYKCKDNKCIDKVNPECDGTRDCEDGSDEENCDCGRSMFKTSRIVGGQDAEEGEFPWQVSLHVKNYGHVCGASIISPRWLVTAAHCVQDDGKTRYSQPGTWEAYLGLHTQRNIGSRVVKRNLKQVIYHPNYNAYTFDNDIALMELDSPVTYSDYIRPICLPAPQHDFPTGNTVWITGWGATREGGFAAKVLQKAQVRIINPSVCDDLMGGQITSRMMCAGVLSGGVDACQGDSGGPLSSPAGTRMFLAGVVSWGDGCARRNKPGIYTRVTKYRGWIKEKTGV; this is encoded by the exons tccGTAAAGATGTGCGGGTCAAGAAGATGTACAGCGGCTCCATGCGGATCACCAACCAGGTGTTTGAAGACGCCTACGAGAATGCCAACAGCTCTGAGTTCAAGGCACTAGCTGACCAGGTGACTTCCCAG CTTAAAGTCATCTACTCTAAAAGTCCACAGTTGTCCAAATACTATGTTGGTTCTATAGTCCAGGCTTTCAG TGAAGGTAGTGTTATTGCCTACTACCTGTCTGAGTTCAGCGTCCCGGCTGGCCAGGGTGCAGCTGTGGACAAAGCCATGTCTTCAATGGACAAGCTAGTGGACAAAGAGCAGCGCTCCCTGCACAGACCAAGCAACACTCTGGTCTTTGATGATGTGGTGTCTTCAG CACTTGATACACGATTGACTTCAACAACATTTAGCA attTTTACAACTTTGCAGAACATGCAAGGACCAATACAATTGACCAGATCCAGTCCCCCGGCTTCCCTGACCGTCCTTATCCCAGCAACACCTTCATCCAGTGGCGTCTGAGAGCAGACCCCAACTACGTCATCAAGCTCGACTTCGACACGATGAATCTGGAAGAAGACTGCAAGAAGGACTTTGTCAAAATCTACGACTCCTTGGTGGCTATTGAGAGCCGCGTTATGGAAGA GATGTGTGGGTACTACTCACCGAGTGAACCACTGACCTTCCTTTCTTCGAGGAATGTCATGCTGGTGACAATGGCCACAAATGACCAGAAGAACTTCCCAGGTTTTAGAGCTCAAGTGTCACAAGTCAAACGTGGAAGTAAAG GTACTACATGTGGTGGCCAGCTTACAGGTGAAAAAGGAAGCTTCACATCCCCTAACTTCCCAAATTACTATCCTCCTCGGACTCTTTGTCAGTGGATAATCGAG GTCCCTGATCGTAAGGTCGTGAAGCTGACGTTTAAAAAGTTCCTCTTGTCCGAGCCCGGGCAGGAAAACGTGAAGGGCTGTCCCAAAGACTATGTGGAGATCAATGGAAAGAA GTATTGTGGGGAACAGCCTGATGGAACGGTGACTGAAACCAGTGTGACCAACCAAATGGAGGTGAGATTTCGCTCGGATTCCTCCTATGTGGACCGAGGTTTTGATGCAGAGTTCGAGGCCGTTGACGTCACAGACC CTTGTCGAAAGCAGTTCGAGTGCAGGAATCGGCGCTGTGTGAAGTTGGATCTCAGGTGTGACGGATGGAATGACTGTGGAGACATGAGCGATGAATTAAACTGCA AGTGCAGTACAAAGAGCATTTCTTGTGCGAATGGATTATGTAAGCCCATGTTCTGGAAATGTGATGGTGTCGATGACTGTGGAGACCGCACAGATGAAAAAGACTGTG GTGGATGTAAATCTGGAGAGATAACATGCAAGAAtaacaaatgtgtttctgaGAAGAAGCGCTGTGACGGCAGAGACGACTGCGGCGATGCATCAGACGAGCTCGACTGCGGGAGAA cCTCTGGTACTCGCTGCACTGATCTGACATATAAATGCAAAGACAATAAATGCATCGATAAAGTAAACCCCGAATGTGACGGGACACGGGACTGTGAAGACGGATCTGATGAGGAGAACTGCG ACTGCGGGAGGAGTATGTTCAAGACGTCGCGTATTGTGGGCGGTCAGGATGCAGAGGAAGGAGAGTTTCCCTGGCAAGTCAGCCTCCATGTCAAAAATTACGGTCATGTGTGTGGAGCGTCCATCATCAGTCCCCGCTGGCTGGTCACCGCTGCCCACTGTGTGCAAGATGACGGCAAGACGAG ATATTCCCAGCCGGGCACGTGGGAAGCTTACCTCGGTCTGCACACGCAGCGAAACATTGGGAGCCGTGTGGTGAAGAGGAATCTGAAGCAGGTCATATACCACCCGAACTACAATGCATACACCTTTGACAATGACATCGCCCTGATGGAGCTGGACAGTCCTGTCACCTACTCCGACTACATCAGGCCCATCTGCTTACCTGCTCCCCAACATGATTTTCCAACTGGTAACACCGTGTGGATCACCGGGTGGGGCGCTACAAGAGAAGGAG gatTTGCTGCAAAAGTTCTCCAGAAGGCCCAGGTTCGCATCATTAACCCCTCGGTGTGTGACGATTTGATGGGCGGGCAGATCACATCCCGGATGATGTGTGCTGGAGTACTGAGTGGAGGAGTGGATGCTTGTCAG GGGGACTCTGGGGGTCCTCTGTCCAGTCCGGCCGGCACTCGTATGTTCTTGGCAGGAGTGGTCAGTTGGGGAGATGGCTGTGCCCGCAGGAACAAACCTGGCATCTACACAAGGGTCACCAAATACCGCGGCTggatcaaagaaaagacagGAGTGTAG